Proteins encoded by one window of Pseudomonas sp. PSKL.D1:
- a CDS encoding alpha/beta hydrolase, whose translation MHNVTIHTLNGHGITLAAVIHQPAGFDAGKQYPAIVVAHPGGGVKEQAAGLYAQKLAEQGLLAIAFDASYQGESTGLPRQLENPHVRTEDISAVVDYLTTLPYVNPARIGAMGICAGAGYTANAAINDRRIKAVGTVSAVNIGQMFRNGWENTVKDADALPYIEHGSQARSSDAKGAGLATLPLAPMREEDAPNEELREAWEYYHTPRAQHPNAPGFMTARSLSQIITYDAYNKAEAFLTQPLQIVAGTQAGSKWMSDDLLVRAASSDKHMHLIEGANHMSLYDKQPYVNEAATVLADFFQSRL comes from the coding sequence ATGCATAACGTCACCATCCACACCCTCAACGGCCACGGCATCACGCTCGCCGCCGTCATTCATCAACCGGCTGGCTTTGATGCCGGCAAACAGTACCCGGCCATCGTCGTCGCCCATCCGGGCGGTGGTGTGAAGGAGCAGGCTGCTGGCCTCTATGCGCAGAAGCTGGCTGAACAGGGGCTGCTGGCCATCGCTTTCGATGCCTCCTACCAAGGCGAGAGTACCGGCCTGCCGCGCCAGCTGGAAAACCCCCATGTGCGTACCGAAGACATCAGCGCAGTGGTCGACTACCTGACCACGCTTCCCTACGTCAACCCGGCCCGTATCGGTGCTATGGGCATCTGCGCCGGCGCGGGCTATACCGCCAATGCCGCAATCAACGACCGACGCATCAAGGCCGTTGGCACGGTGAGCGCCGTTAACATCGGCCAAATGTTCCGCAATGGCTGGGAGAACACCGTCAAGGATGCTGATGCCCTGCCGTACATCGAGCATGGCTCACAGGCGCGTAGCAGCGACGCCAAGGGCGCTGGGCTGGCGACCCTGCCTTTGGCGCCGATGCGCGAAGAAGATGCACCGAACGAAGAACTGCGCGAAGCTTGGGAGTATTACCACACCCCTCGCGCCCAACACCCCAATGCACCAGGCTTCATGACCGCGCGCAGCCTGTCGCAGATCATCACCTACGACGCCTACAACAAAGCCGAGGCCTTCCTGACTCAGCCCTTGCAGATCGTGGCGGGCACCCAGGCAGGTAGCAAATGGATGAGTGATGATCTCCTGGTCCGAGCGGCCAGCAGCGACAAACACATGCACCTCATCGAGGGGGCGAACCACATGTCGCTCTACGACAAGCAGCCCTACGTAAATGAAGCCGCCACTGTGCTGGCTGATTTCTTTCAGAGCCGCCTGTAA
- a CDS encoding sulfatase-like hydrolase/transferase, whose product MLKRSGVAVLLASLGYITAFATHAEDSLVSANGAYPASELSRAVVQQDNQQPAIPREAQDKAADAKLDALLKKTGKRPNIVWLVVDDLGFGDVGGPWGGGAHIGAATPHIDTLAVSGLAITSTYSQPTCTPTRSAMMTGRLPARTGLIRPILAGDKVMKNPWEDEHSIAELLSGAGYHTILTGKWHTGELEGMRPWEVGFDEFKGYYASQKELTQQFDGRRYPDLVYDTEKLERFKKVGGKIDMYYGAKGQGEKVVEKTTSIEQFAEADQTLAAFTIERINALAKGDKPFFIAHNFMRVHADNHPSKAFVGSSASKYPFKDNVVEVDALVGRIVEALDKAGVLENTFIFLTSDNGPQMDSWPDSGFTPFRGAKGSAWEGGVRVPGIAYWKNMIEPRESAELFDLMDLFNTSLRFAGAGDKLLKDRYYDGIDQASFLVADDGQSKREAEYIWTGANLAAVRMREYKIHLKMTMEQAEHMTIDYSTTEQIGLSPWLFNLYVDPKESMPMGHRLNPWLASLLSEAQAHLATFKKYPPKKIGL is encoded by the coding sequence ATGCTCAAACGCTCTGGAGTTGCAGTGCTGCTTGCCTCGCTTGGCTATATAACGGCCTTCGCCACACATGCCGAGGACTCACTGGTCTCCGCAAACGGGGCCTACCCCGCGTCGGAGCTGAGCCGGGCGGTGGTCCAGCAGGATAATCAACAGCCCGCCATTCCTCGTGAAGCCCAGGACAAGGCCGCTGATGCGAAACTAGACGCGTTACTGAAGAAAACCGGCAAGCGGCCGAACATCGTCTGGCTGGTGGTGGATGATTTGGGCTTCGGCGATGTTGGCGGCCCTTGGGGTGGCGGCGCACATATCGGCGCGGCCACCCCTCACATCGATACCCTAGCCGTTAGTGGGCTAGCCATCACCTCGACCTACTCCCAGCCCACGTGTACGCCGACACGATCGGCGATGATGACTGGCCGTCTACCGGCCCGAACCGGCCTGATCCGACCGATCCTGGCTGGCGACAAGGTGATGAAGAACCCTTGGGAGGATGAACACAGCATTGCCGAGCTATTGTCCGGCGCTGGCTATCACACAATTCTGACGGGTAAATGGCACACCGGTGAACTGGAGGGCATGCGTCCATGGGAGGTGGGTTTTGACGAATTCAAGGGCTATTACGCCTCGCAAAAGGAGCTGACCCAGCAGTTTGACGGCAGGCGCTATCCGGATCTGGTGTACGACACTGAAAAGCTAGAGCGCTTCAAGAAGGTAGGGGGCAAGATCGATATGTACTACGGAGCCAAAGGCCAAGGTGAAAAGGTAGTGGAGAAAACCACTAGCATCGAACAGTTTGCCGAAGCGGATCAGACCCTGGCTGCTTTCACCATCGAACGTATCAATGCCTTGGCCAAGGGCGATAAACCGTTCTTCATCGCCCATAACTTCATGCGCGTACACGCCGACAACCACCCGAGCAAGGCGTTTGTTGGCAGCAGCGCCAGCAAGTATCCGTTCAAGGACAATGTCGTCGAAGTCGACGCGCTCGTCGGCCGCATCGTCGAGGCGTTGGACAAGGCGGGAGTGCTGGAGAACACCTTCATCTTCCTCACCTCCGACAACGGCCCGCAGATGGACAGCTGGCCCGACTCCGGCTTTACACCGTTCCGGGGCGCCAAGGGCTCGGCCTGGGAGGGTGGGGTCCGGGTGCCGGGGATCGCCTATTGGAAGAACATGATCGAGCCCCGGGAAAGTGCCGAGCTGTTCGACCTGATGGACCTATTCAACACCAGTCTGCGCTTCGCCGGTGCCGGTGACAAACTGCTCAAGGACCGCTATTACGACGGCATCGATCAGGCGTCCTTCCTGGTCGCCGATGACGGTCAGAGCAAGCGTGAGGCCGAATACATCTGGACAGGTGCAAACCTGGCGGCAGTACGGATGCGCGAATACAAGATCCACCTGAAGATGACGATGGAGCAGGCGGAGCACATGACCATCGACTATAGCACCACCGAGCAGATCGGACTTTCGCCCTGGTTGTTCAACCTTTACGTCGACCCGAAGGAGTCGATGCCGATGGGGCATCGGCTCAATCCGTGGCTGGCGTCCTTGCTGTCGGAGGCTCAGGCCCATCTGGCCACCTTCAAGAAGTACCCACCGAAGAAGATCGGCTTGTAG
- a CDS encoding LysR substrate-binding domain-containing protein, whose protein sequence is MDRFDAMQAFARVVETGSFTKAATTLHMSKTTVTQLVQQLEARLRVRLLNRTTRKVNVTADGAAYYERVVRLLGDMDDAETSLSSASLTPRGRLRVDVPSPLARMLLIPALPRFFARYPEIQLTLGVSDRIVDIIGENIDCVVRGGEITDQSLVARHVGDLKLGIYATPGYLQRFGTPVHPHELEQSRHHTVGFLWFRTGKTLPYAMQRGEERIELQSRPQLTVDDGNAYLAAGLAGLGVLWLPQYMAKPHLASGELVPLFEDWHMSPMPMYLAFPPNRHVSAKVRVFIDWIIELMGEHAPLAG, encoded by the coding sequence ATGGACCGCTTCGATGCAATGCAGGCCTTTGCCCGCGTGGTGGAAACCGGCAGCTTCACCAAGGCTGCAACCACCTTGCACATGAGCAAGACCACCGTGACACAGCTCGTTCAGCAGCTGGAAGCGAGGCTGCGCGTGCGCCTGCTCAACCGCACCACACGCAAGGTCAACGTCACCGCTGACGGTGCGGCTTACTACGAGCGTGTGGTCCGGCTGCTGGGCGACATGGATGATGCCGAGACCAGCTTGTCGAGCGCGTCGCTGACACCGCGCGGGCGGCTGCGGGTGGATGTGCCCAGCCCGCTGGCGCGAATGCTGCTGATACCGGCCTTGCCGAGGTTTTTTGCGCGATACCCAGAAATTCAGCTGACCTTGGGCGTGAGTGATCGCATCGTTGACATCATTGGCGAAAACATCGACTGCGTGGTGCGCGGCGGCGAAATCACCGATCAGTCCCTGGTGGCAAGGCATGTGGGCGATCTGAAGCTCGGCATTTATGCCACGCCCGGCTATTTGCAGCGCTTCGGTACGCCGGTGCATCCGCATGAACTGGAGCAGAGCCGACACCACACCGTCGGCTTCCTCTGGTTTCGCACAGGCAAAACCTTGCCCTATGCGATGCAGCGGGGTGAGGAGCGCATCGAGCTGCAGAGCCGCCCGCAACTGACGGTCGATGACGGCAATGCGTACCTTGCTGCCGGCCTGGCTGGCCTGGGCGTGCTGTGGCTACCGCAGTACATGGCCAAACCGCACCTGGCCAGTGGCGAGCTGGTGCCGTTGTTTGAAGACTGGCACATGTCGCCCATGCCGATGTACCTGGCATTCCCGCCGAATCGCCATGTCAGCGCGAAGGTGCGGGTGTTTATCGACTGGATTATCGAATTGATGGGTGAGCATGCGCCGCTGGCTGGGTAG
- a CDS encoding GGDEF domain-containing protein translates to MPSLRSCSNTPRRLSGRLRRLLCFVLFSVPAAWATPVTQQNGALQVIDVQLRWKHQFQFAGYYAAIAQGYYREEGLEVRLHEGGPNITPVEEVLSGRAQYGEANSELLHARLNGKPLVALAVIFQHSPSVLLARSDQQVRTAHDLIDKPVMLMDAQTDADFLAMFRSEGIPLEKLQLLPSSYQVEDLANGKVTAFNSYSTNEPFYLQQRGVEYNVISPVTYGIDFYSDILFTTQAEIDEHPQRVEALRRATLRGWRYAMDNPDKIIDLLLDQYSVEKTRAHLEFEAQAMRPLVQSDLIEIGHMNPGRWQRMAETFLELGMVNSIDGLENFIYDPNPPQLVERLRKTIVLISIGGVLVLMFTLVLLNTQRHLRNEIKLRKLAEEEVRKLAFYDSLSGLPNRNSFIPFVSQKLLGAKRRGEHLALCYIDLNNFKQINDCFGHQAGDAVLVHVASAIKAHIRDFEIAARMGGDEFVLLLDGAHHKHDIERITQAICKAVELPMPWKDNQITVSASLGVAWYPEDGELLDELMFKADSAMFQSKASNAAQA, encoded by the coding sequence ATGCCCAGCCTCCGTAGCTGCTCCAACACGCCAAGACGTCTGTCGGGTCGGTTGCGTCGACTGCTGTGTTTCGTGCTGTTCTCGGTTCCCGCTGCGTGGGCGACCCCGGTCACCCAACAGAATGGCGCGCTACAGGTGATAGATGTACAGCTGCGCTGGAAACATCAGTTTCAGTTCGCGGGCTATTACGCTGCCATCGCACAGGGCTACTACCGCGAAGAAGGGTTGGAGGTGCGGTTACACGAAGGCGGCCCTAATATTACGCCGGTCGAAGAAGTGCTGTCCGGGCGCGCCCAGTATGGCGAGGCCAACAGCGAACTGCTTCATGCACGGTTGAATGGAAAGCCTCTGGTCGCGCTTGCGGTGATTTTTCAGCATTCTCCGTCTGTGCTTCTGGCTCGCAGTGACCAACAGGTTCGTACCGCGCACGATCTGATCGACAAGCCAGTAATGTTGATGGATGCACAAACCGATGCCGATTTTCTGGCGATGTTCCGCAGCGAAGGTATACCCCTCGAAAAACTGCAACTGCTGCCCAGCAGTTATCAGGTTGAGGACTTGGCCAACGGCAAAGTGACGGCCTTCAACTCGTACTCGACCAACGAGCCCTTCTATCTGCAACAGCGCGGTGTAGAGTACAACGTTATCTCGCCTGTCACTTACGGCATCGACTTCTACAGCGACATCCTGTTCACCACGCAAGCCGAGATTGATGAGCATCCTCAACGTGTCGAGGCTTTGCGCCGTGCCACGCTGCGTGGCTGGCGCTACGCGATGGATAACCCCGATAAAATCATCGACCTGCTGCTCGATCAGTATTCGGTGGAGAAAACCCGCGCACACCTGGAGTTCGAAGCTCAAGCCATGCGTCCACTGGTGCAATCGGACTTGATCGAGATCGGTCATATGAACCCGGGGCGCTGGCAACGTATGGCTGAAACCTTCCTCGAACTGGGCATGGTCAACAGCATCGATGGCCTGGAAAACTTCATTTACGACCCCAACCCGCCACAACTCGTCGAGCGGCTGCGCAAGACGATAGTGTTGATCAGTATTGGCGGTGTGCTGGTGCTGATGTTCACGCTGGTGCTGTTGAATACCCAGCGCCACCTGCGCAACGAGATCAAGTTACGCAAACTCGCGGAAGAGGAAGTGCGCAAGCTGGCCTTCTATGACAGCCTCAGTGGCTTGCCCAATCGCAATAGTTTTATTCCCTTCGTCAGTCAGAAGCTGCTCGGCGCCAAGCGTCGGGGCGAGCATTTGGCCCTGTGCTACATCGACTTGAATAACTTCAAGCAGATCAATGATTGTTTTGGGCACCAGGCGGGCGATGCGGTCCTGGTCCATGTAGCCTCGGCCATCAAAGCCCATATTCGCGACTTCGAAATCGCCGCGCGCATGGGCGGCGATGAATTTGTCCTGCTGCTCGACGGCGCGCATCACAAACACGATATTGAGCGCATCACCCAGGCGATTTGCAAGGCTGTCGAGCTGCCCATGCCGTGGAAAGACAACCAGATCACGGTCAGTGCCAGCCTTGGTGTGGCGTGGTACCCGGAAGATGGCGAACTCCTCGACGAACTGATGTTCAAGGCCGATAGCGCCATGTTCCAAAGCAAAGCCAGTAACGCCGCGCAGGCCTGA
- a CDS encoding GFA family protein has product MRITGQCRCGQVTIEIAAPRLPPLYACHCLNCQRWSGSAFGLHMLSAASAVQVSGETAIFRHEHQGQTSTQHACGICHTRLFNETTAAPGMRVVRAGILEGAERFEPIAHIWTRRKQPWLVLPGTIAQWQESPTPEAFAAALG; this is encoded by the coding sequence ATGAGAATCACCGGTCAGTGCCGATGTGGGCAAGTTACCATTGAGATCGCGGCGCCGCGATTGCCGCCACTGTATGCCTGCCACTGTTTGAACTGCCAGCGCTGGAGCGGCAGTGCGTTTGGTCTGCATATGCTGAGCGCGGCGTCGGCTGTTCAGGTGTCTGGCGAAACGGCGATCTTCAGGCATGAACACCAGGGGCAAACGTCTACCCAACATGCCTGTGGTATATGTCATACCCGCCTGTTCAACGAGACCACGGCAGCGCCCGGCATGCGGGTGGTACGAGCCGGCATCCTGGAAGGTGCTGAGCGTTTCGAGCCGATTGCGCATATCTGGACACGGCGCAAGCAGCCTTGGCTGGTGCTGCCGGGGACTATCGCACAGTGGCAGGAGAGCCCGACGCCCGAAGCATTCGCCGCCGCACTAGGGTAA
- a CDS encoding LysR family transcriptional regulator: protein MSGIEWESQRVFLAVLRSGSLSGAANLLGIAQATARRRLDHLEHTLGVKLFTRTSSGLTPTGGAQRLIEHVEAMDLAAQTFNRMASAETSMDHGTIRLTCGELLGVEVLPDLLRAFHYEHPGLKLELSISDALEDIARLQSDIAVRLIRPTEADITVRRVGSLQIGIHASAGCLQRYGNATSLLSLRQRPLIGPDRRSADLRRLVDAGLCGADQHFAIASDHHLAQLAALKAGLGFGLCPTQVAKSHGLVHVLPHDFGFEVDVWIAMHNDLRKVNRIAQVFEVLGEQLHQYLCLADQRIA from the coding sequence ATGAGTGGCATTGAATGGGAAAGCCAGCGTGTATTTCTGGCCGTGCTGCGCTCTGGCAGCCTGAGCGGGGCAGCGAACTTACTTGGTATCGCCCAGGCCACTGCGCGCCGGCGCCTCGACCATCTTGAACATACTCTCGGTGTGAAGCTGTTCACCCGCACATCTTCAGGCCTTACGCCAACGGGTGGAGCGCAGCGCCTGATCGAACATGTGGAGGCCATGGATCTGGCCGCGCAAACCTTCAATCGCATGGCCAGCGCTGAAACGTCAATGGATCACGGTACGATTCGGCTGACCTGTGGCGAGTTGCTTGGCGTCGAGGTACTTCCCGATCTGCTGCGCGCTTTCCATTACGAACATCCGGGGCTCAAACTTGAGTTGAGCATAAGCGATGCCCTTGAGGACATCGCCAGGCTGCAATCGGATATTGCGGTGCGGCTGATACGGCCCACTGAAGCTGATATTACAGTGCGGCGTGTCGGCAGTTTGCAAATTGGCATCCATGCCAGTGCTGGGTGCCTGCAGCGCTACGGTAATGCAACCTCCCTGCTTTCGCTACGCCAACGGCCGCTGATCGGGCCGGACAGGCGCTCAGCAGATTTGCGTCGGTTGGTCGACGCCGGTCTGTGCGGTGCCGACCAGCATTTCGCCATCGCCTCTGATCATCACCTTGCTCAACTGGCCGCTCTGAAAGCGGGCTTAGGCTTTGGACTCTGCCCGACACAAGTAGCAAAATCGCACGGCCTGGTACATGTGCTGCCACACGACTTTGGCTTTGAGGTAGACGTATGGATCGCAATGCACAATGACCTGCGCAAAGTTAACAGGATCGCTCAGGTGTTCGAGGTTCTTGGAGAGCAGTTGCATCAATACCTATGCTTGGCCGATCAGCGAATAGCGTAG
- a CDS encoding DUF1254 domain-containing protein: MKPIVLGAALFSLAVPAFAQIPDKLAEDAYIYGYSIDEAYKFFYETAVKTDTPLNRFQNIRHLADDTYTDHPTINNDTLHLMGWLDVAAEPVIVSVPDMDKGRYWILHTMDMGHYTTSMIGSRGRGGKGGHFMFASQDWKGEVPGSVTEVIRVDSNLVKLMGRIMATGPEDEKKALNYMDDWNVRTLSAYLGVAGPKAKQRTYLDPTKTNWLQRVNFVLCDGSMGKADKKWLDQYKTVGIEPCKEDFTKDQLAAASKGEELGMKHIKELAPTLTSGDKSLGTRKQLGDGPRDLFASGTYLGQWGLPPDETIYLQTAKAADGKPINGSNGKTYRLHFKAPQVSEFWSFTVYGSDNRFMAHNDLNRHSRGDRTLKPDADGNYTIELAAKGDASNPNFLPIPEKDAYIVLRMYGPSEAVRGGGYKFPPIEVVNP; encoded by the coding sequence ATGAAACCCATTGTGCTTGGAGCAGCCCTGTTTTCGCTTGCCGTGCCGGCCTTCGCACAGATCCCCGACAAGCTGGCGGAAGACGCCTACATCTATGGCTATTCCATCGATGAAGCCTACAAATTCTTCTACGAAACAGCGGTCAAGACCGACACGCCGCTCAACCGCTTCCAGAATATCCGCCACCTGGCTGACGATACCTACACCGATCATCCCACCATCAACAACGACACCCTGCACCTGATGGGTTGGCTCGACGTCGCCGCCGAACCGGTTATCGTTAGTGTGCCGGACATGGACAAAGGCCGTTACTGGATCCTGCACACCATGGACATGGGCCACTACACCACCTCGATGATCGGTTCACGGGGTCGTGGCGGCAAAGGCGGCCACTTCATGTTCGCCTCGCAGGACTGGAAAGGCGAAGTGCCAGGTAGTGTCACCGAGGTGATTCGCGTCGATTCCAACCTGGTCAAGCTGATGGGCCGGATTATGGCCACTGGCCCAGAGGACGAAAAGAAAGCCCTGAACTACATGGACGACTGGAACGTACGCACGCTTTCCGCCTACCTTGGTGTGGCCGGCCCCAAAGCCAAGCAACGCACTTACCTGGACCCAACCAAAACCAACTGGTTGCAGCGTGTGAACTTCGTGCTGTGTGACGGCAGCATGGGCAAGGCCGACAAGAAATGGCTGGACCAGTACAAGACAGTCGGCATCGAACCGTGCAAGGAAGACTTCACCAAAGATCAACTCGCGGCTGCCAGTAAGGGTGAAGAACTCGGCATGAAGCACATCAAGGAACTGGCACCCACACTAACCAGTGGCGACAAGTCCCTCGGAACCCGCAAACAACTGGGCGACGGTCCACGTGATCTGTTTGCTTCGGGCACCTACCTGGGCCAGTGGGGCCTGCCGCCGGATGAAACAATCTATCTGCAAACGGCAAAGGCCGCTGATGGCAAGCCGATCAATGGCTCGAACGGCAAGACCTATCGCTTGCACTTCAAGGCACCGCAGGTCAGCGAGTTTTGGTCGTTCACCGTTTATGGCAGCGACAACCGCTTCATGGCGCACAACGACCTCAATCGTCACAGTCGTGGTGATCGGACCTTGAAGCCGGATGCCGATGGCAACTACACCATCGAACTCGCCGCCAAGGGTGATGCTTCCAACCCAAACTTCCTGCCGATTCCCGAAAAGGATGCCTACATCGTCCTGCGCATGTATGGCCCAAGCGAAGCCGTACGGGGGGGCGGCTACAAGTTCCCGCCGATTGAGGTCGTCAACCCCTGA
- a CDS encoding RidA family protein, whose translation MSSKRDVVFPSDRHALYELHRYSPAIRSNGFLFVSGQVGSRKDGTAEPDLSAQVRLAFANLNAILAGAGSSFEDVVDTTIFMVDPDAKFETIWEVAAEYWGQAPYPTVTAIGVTWLSGFDFEIKVIAKLPH comes from the coding sequence ATGTCCAGCAAACGTGATGTCGTTTTCCCATCTGACCGCCATGCGTTGTACGAACTGCACCGCTACTCGCCGGCCATTCGCTCCAACGGTTTTCTGTTTGTATCCGGCCAGGTAGGCAGCCGCAAGGATGGCACGGCCGAGCCGGACCTTTCGGCACAGGTGCGCTTGGCCTTCGCCAACCTCAACGCGATCCTGGCCGGGGCCGGCAGTAGTTTCGAGGATGTGGTTGATACGACCATCTTCATGGTCGACCCCGACGCAAAATTCGAGACCATTTGGGAGGTGGCAGCCGAGTACTGGGGCCAAGCGCCCTACCCCACGGTAACTGCCATCGGCGTGACCTGGCTGTCCGGCTTCGACTTTGAGATCAAGGTGATCGCGAAACTGCCGCACTAG
- a CDS encoding DUF1254 domain-containing protein codes for MAAIVGLMTRMATCLKPCLLATAIAACTVLTAQAATEPLGGQPPAGTSPSVKDFDYQIKYQRAFEAILWNMPAIAIYSFRRAAEKDLGYKDNDIIAYSSTATPQLEAITANSTTPYIAAYTDLRKGPVVLEIPAASADGSLYGQVVDAWQLTIADVGPAGLDKGKGGKYLFTAPDYKGNVPKGYIHVASPNYRIALAFRSVPSAGKTAKDAYEYAKRLRMYYLAEAKSPPQQKFIDPAHERYPTLPFYDERHFEDMHAIMSVEPVREYDKVMMGMLSSLGIVKGKPFAPDETAKKAMHQAAIDAWFFLQQWFDTEMSKRVYWPDRHYVSLLQPDANHTFTFIYEDRIDLLERAAEYFWCTYMPKVLSASPATSYQMAMADKDGKPLEAGQLYKLDVPKDMPVKQFWALTVYDRATFSFIYSNNNRTTLSSFDVDKMKKNTDGGVTIYVGPMAPQGEETNWIPTSGKRPLPAMRFYGPTEALNNKTFKLPDFERVNL; via the coding sequence ATGGCAGCCATTGTGGGATTGATGACTCGGATGGCCACCTGTCTGAAGCCTTGCCTGCTAGCCACAGCGATTGCCGCTTGTACTGTCTTAACCGCGCAGGCAGCTACCGAACCCTTGGGCGGGCAACCCCCAGCGGGGACCAGCCCTTCGGTTAAGGACTTCGACTACCAGATCAAGTACCAGCGTGCGTTCGAAGCCATCCTGTGGAACATGCCAGCGATTGCCATCTACTCCTTCCGCCGTGCTGCCGAAAAGGATCTTGGCTACAAAGACAATGACATCATTGCCTATTCGTCAACGGCTACTCCACAACTTGAAGCCATTACTGCCAATAGCACCACGCCTTACATCGCGGCTTACACGGATCTGCGCAAAGGTCCTGTGGTGCTGGAAATCCCAGCAGCTTCTGCGGACGGCAGCCTGTATGGCCAGGTGGTGGATGCCTGGCAACTGACGATCGCCGACGTAGGCCCGGCAGGGCTCGACAAAGGCAAAGGTGGCAAGTACTTGTTCACTGCACCTGATTACAAAGGTAACGTTCCCAAGGGCTATATCCACGTGGCCTCGCCCAATTACCGTATCGCCCTGGCGTTTCGCTCGGTGCCGTCCGCAGGCAAGACAGCCAAGGACGCCTACGAATACGCCAAGCGCCTGCGCATGTACTACCTGGCTGAAGCCAAGTCGCCACCGCAGCAAAAGTTCATCGACCCTGCCCATGAGCGCTATCCGACGCTGCCGTTTTATGATGAACGCCACTTCGAAGACATGCACGCGATCATGAGCGTGGAGCCAGTGCGCGAATACGACAAGGTCATGATGGGCATGCTGTCGTCGCTAGGCATCGTCAAAGGCAAACCTTTCGCACCGGACGAAACCGCCAAGAAGGCCATGCACCAGGCCGCGATCGATGCCTGGTTCTTCCTCCAGCAATGGTTCGACACCGAGATGTCCAAGCGCGTGTACTGGCCGGATCGGCACTACGTCTCGCTGTTGCAGCCTGATGCCAACCACACGTTCACGTTCATCTACGAAGATCGCATCGACTTGCTCGAACGAGCAGCGGAGTACTTCTGGTGTACCTATATGCCTAAGGTTCTCAGTGCCTCGCCGGCGACGTCGTACCAGATGGCGATGGCTGATAAGGACGGCAAACCGCTGGAAGCCGGCCAGCTCTACAAGCTCGACGTGCCCAAGGACATGCCGGTCAAGCAATTCTGGGCGCTGACGGTATATGACCGCGCCACTTTCTCGTTCATTTACAGCAACAACAACCGCACCACGCTGTCGTCGTTCGATGTCGACAAGATGAAGAAGAATACCGATGGCGGCGTGACGATCTATGTCGGGCCAATGGCCCCGCAAGGCGAGGAAACCAACTGGATTCCCACCTCCGGCAAGCGCCCGTTGCCAGCCATGCGCTTCTATGGTCCCACCGAAGCGCTCAACAACAAGACCTTCAAGTTGCCCGACTTCGAACGGGTAAATCTCTGA
- a CDS encoding transporter: MFIVISSGVGGAQAEDSAELAKAALNPVAAMYSLPVQYNWDQKMGATGDGMHSVTNIQPVLPFTLNEDWNLISRTILPVIDQHGLAPDGAADKSGAGDITQSFFFSPSKPTDSGWILGAGPALLIPTASDELLGNKQWGLGPTAVALKQSNGWTRGVLANHIWGLDGSPPDGKEKVNQTFLQPFLSYTTKSLTTYGINTESTYDWQAREWSVPINLTITQLLKINGQPLTIQAGPRYWLDRSGDGPQGWGFRAAVTLLFPR, translated from the coding sequence ATGTTCATAGTCATCTCATCTGGTGTGGGAGGTGCCCAGGCAGAAGACTCCGCCGAACTGGCCAAGGCTGCACTAAACCCCGTGGCGGCCATGTACAGCCTTCCCGTGCAGTACAACTGGGATCAGAAGATGGGGGCGACGGGTGACGGCATGCACAGCGTCACCAACATCCAGCCGGTGCTGCCGTTCACATTGAACGAAGACTGGAACCTGATTTCACGTACTATCTTGCCTGTCATCGACCAGCACGGGCTGGCCCCCGACGGCGCTGCGGACAAGTCAGGTGCAGGGGATATCACACAAAGCTTTTTCTTTTCCCCCAGCAAACCCACCGACAGCGGATGGATCCTCGGAGCAGGTCCAGCCTTGTTGATTCCGACCGCCAGTGACGAACTACTCGGTAATAAACAATGGGGTTTGGGCCCGACTGCGGTAGCGCTCAAGCAGTCAAATGGTTGGACCCGAGGGGTGCTCGCCAACCATATCTGGGGCTTGGATGGCAGCCCGCCGGATGGCAAGGAAAAGGTCAATCAGACATTCCTGCAACCCTTCCTGTCGTACACCACCAAGTCGCTCACCACCTACGGCATCAACACGGAATCGACCTATGACTGGCAAGCGCGCGAGTGGTCGGTCCCCATCAACCTGACCATCACCCAACTGCTCAAGATAAATGGCCAACCCCTGACCATCCAAGCGGGCCCGAGGTACTGGCTGGACAGATCAGGCGATGGCCCCCAAGGCTGGGGATTCCGCGCGGCAGTGACGTTGCTGTTCCCTCGCTGA